One genomic region from Salvia hispanica cultivar TCC Black 2014 chromosome 2, UniMelb_Shisp_WGS_1.0, whole genome shotgun sequence encodes:
- the LOC125207280 gene encoding serine/threonine-protein kinase BSK1-like: protein MGCCVSKGYPPRAPYMDQQRRSSSVNGASAAGFAEFSLAELKAATANFSSEKIVSESGEKAPNVVYEGRLQNQRWIAVKKFTKMAWPDPKQFAEEAKEVGKLRHKRLANLIGYCCDGDERLLVAEFMPNETLAKHLFHWENQTPEWAMRLRVALYIAEALDYCTREGRPLYHDLNAYRVLFDENGDPRLSCFGLMKNSRDGKSYSTNLAYTPPEYLRNGRVTPESVVFSFGTALLDLLSGKHIPPSHALDMIRGKNILLLMDSHLEGNFSTEEATVVFDLASQCLQYEPRERPNAQDLVSTLAPLQNKNDVPSYMMLGVPKREETPSPPPHPLSPVGDACSRMDLTAIHQFLVMQHYKDDEGTNELSFQEWTQQMRDMLDARKSGDLAFRDKEFKTAIDCYSQFIDVGTMISPTVHARRSLCYLMCDQPDAALRDAMQAQCIYPDWSTAFYMQAVALAKLDMHKDAGDMLNEAALLEEKKQRGGK from the exons ATGGGCTGCTGCGTATCCAAGGGGTATCCCCCGCGCGCGCCGTACATGGATCAGCAGCGACGCTCCTCCTCCGTCAACGGAGCTTCCGCCGCCGGATTCGCGGAGTTCTCGCTGGCCGAGCTGAAGGCCGCCACCGCCAACTTCAGCTCCGAAAAAATCGTCTCCGAGAGCGGCGAGAAAGCGCCCAATGTCGTCTACGAAGGCCGCCTGCAGAACCAGCGCTGGATCGCTGTGAAGAAGTTTACCAAAATGGCGTGGCCTGATCCTAAACAGTTCGCC GAGGAAGCGAAGGAAGTGGGGAAGCTGAGGCATAAGAGGCTGGCTAATCTGATAGGTTATTGTTGCGATGGGGATGAGAGGTTGCTCGTTGCCGAATTTATGCCAAATGAGACTCTCGCTAAGCATTTATTTCACT GGGAAAATCAAACTCCTGAGTGGGCTATGCGTTTGAGAGTTGCTCTTTATATTGCGGAAGCACTTGATTATTGCACCAGGGAAGGTCGCCCCTTATACCATGACTTAAATGCTTACAGGGTTCTCTTTGACGAg AATGGAGATCCGCGGCTTTCCTGTTTTGGATTGATGAAGAATAGCAGGGATGGTAAAAGTTATAGCACAAATCTTGCGTATACACCTCCTGAATATCTAAGAAATG GGAGGGTCACCCCGGAAAGTGTTGTTTTCAGCTTTGGAACTGCTCTTCTGGATCTTCTCAGTGGAAAGCATATTCCTCCAAGTCAT GCACTTGATATGATACGGGGAAAGAATATTCTTCTCCTAATGGATTCCCATTTAGAGGGGAATTTTTCAACTGAAGAGGCCACTGTTGTTTTTGATCTTGCTTCACAGTGTTTGCAGTATGAGCCAAGGGAGAGGCCAAACGCACAAGACCTTGTTTCTACACTTGCCCCTTTGCAAAATAAGAATGAT GTTCCATCTTATATGATGTTGGGCGTTCCAAAGCGTGAAGAGACACCATCTCCACCGCCTCACCCACTCTCTCCAGTGGGTGATGCTTGTTCGCGTATGGATCTCACTGCTATTCATCAGTTTTTGGTGATGCAGCATTACAAGGATGATGAGGGAACCAATGAG TTGTCTTTTCAAGAATGGACTCAACAAATGAGAGATATGTTGGACGCTAGGAAAAGTGGGGACTTGGCATTCCGAGACAAAGAGTTCAAAACTGCTATTGATTGCTATTCTCAG TTCATTGATGTGGGCACGATGATTTCACCAACTGTCCATGCACGAAGAAGTCTTTGTTATCTCATGTGTGATCAGCCAGATGCTGCCCTTCGCGATGCAATGCAAGCTCAATGTATCTACCCAGATTGGTCAACAGCCTTTTACATGCAGGCTGTGGCCCTTGCCAAGCTCGACATGCACAAGGACGCAGGTGACATGTTGAATGAGGCTGCCTTGCTCGAAGAAAAGAAGCAACGAGGTGGGAAGTGA